The DNA sequence CCCGCCAGTTCGCCTGGCTGCTCGGCGCGGTGGCGGCCAGCTTCGCCGTCTTCGCGGTGATGCCCGGCCCGGCCGCGCTCGGCGTCGCGCTGGTGCTCGGCGGCGCCGCCATCGCCCCCGCGCTCACGCTGGAGAACACGCTCGTCGGGCGCATCGCCCCGGCCGGCATGCTCAACGAGGCGTACACCTGGGTGGTCACCATGTCGGTCGCGGCGAGCGCCGCCGGCGGCGCGGTCGCCGGCCTGATCGTCGACCACGCCGGCGGTGTGCCGTGGGCGTTCCTCTTCGCCGGCGCGGCCGTCGCCGTCGGGGCCGTGGTCGCCGCGCTGCCCACCGGCCCGATCGCCCGCGCCGAGGCGTCCGCGGTCCGCGCCGAGCAGTCGCTCGCCGCCTGAGCCCGCCCGGCGACCGCCACCCGGTCGGCGTAGCGTGCCCGACCCGGCCGCCAGCAGGCCCAGCGCGACGGTCGCGACCGCGCACACCAGCAGCGTGGGCCGCGCGCCCAGCGCGGCCGTCAACGGGCCGCCCAGCATCGTGCCCAGCGGCACCGCCAGCACCGTCACCGCGCCGTTGGCGGCCAGCACCCGGGGCAGTTCCGCCGCGCCGGCCCGCCGCTGGAACAACGCCGTCGCGGTCGGCAGGTAGGGCGCCCAGACCAGGCCGGCCACCGCGAACGCGGGCAGCGACACCGCGACCGGCGCGCCCAGGCCCAGCGGCAGCAGCGCGGCCCCGAACGCCGCCACGATGCCGAGCAGCGTGGGCCGCAGCGGCCGGTCCCGCAGGTGACCGGTGAGCAGGCCGCCGAGCAGCGACCCGACGCCGAACGCGGTGTAGTAGCCGCCCAGCGTCGCGGCGGACGCGTGCAGGTCCTCGGTCACGTGCACCGGCATCGCCACGTAGAACGGCCCGAACAGGAAGAAGAACCCGCAGCTCAACGCCAGCAGGCCGAGCAGCGACCGGTCCCGGCCGATGACCCGGAAACCGGAGGTACGCGACGGGCCGGTGCCCGCCGCCCGACCCGCGCGACGGCGTACGGCCGGGACCACGAGCCGGTAGCTGACCGCCAGCACCGCGAAACTGGCCGCGTCGATCGCGATCACCCACACCGCACCCATCCCGGCGATGAGCAGCCCGGCCAGCGGCGGCCCGACGACGGTGGCCGCCTGCCCGAACAGCCCGAGCAGCGCGTTGCCGGCCAGGTGCTGCCGCTGCGGCAACAGCTCGGCCACCAGCGTGAACCGGCCGGCCGACCCCCACGGGTGCAGCAGCGAGGAGGCGGCGAGCAGCGCCACGTACAGTCCGACGTCCAGCATCCCGGCGACGTGCGCGACCGGGATCGCCCCCAACGCCAGCGCCCGCAGCGTCGCGTCCCAGCCGGCGAGCTGCGCCCCGCTCCGCCCGCCCAGCACGCGCCCCAACAGCACCGCGCCGGCCGCGCCCGGCAACGTGTACGCGGCCACCGCGAACGCCGTCCAGGTGCCGCGTTGACCGGCCGGCGCGAGTTCCAGCGCCAGCCACGTCACCGCGACCAGGGCCAGCCCGTCACCGAGCGCGGAGACCGCCAGCCCGGGGAGTAGCCGGCGCAGCACGGGTTGGGCGAGGACCGGGCGGTAGGGGAGGAGTGGCATGCCTCCCACCCGACCGCACGGTGGGCCCTCACCTCAACGAAGTTGCCTCAGGGCAGAAGAACTGGCGTCGTACGGGTCACGGGCGGCCAGGGCGGCGGCCTCCGACACCCCGAGCCGGTGGCCGACCCGCCGCCGCGCCCGCACCTGGGCACTCGTGCGGGGCCGGAACTTCGGCTCCCGCCCGCAGCCGCACACCTCGAACCCCTCGTACCGCAGGCCCGCCCCGAGCACCGCCGCGACCGCCGCCCAGCCGGAGTCGTTCCGGCGGCGGGGCGCCGCGAAGTCGTGCCCGGCCAACACCATGGGCCGCCGGCACGACGTGCAGCGGTGGGTGGCGTCGTCCCAGGCGTACTTGTGGCTGCGACGGCACGGCACGCACACGTAGTGGACCCGGTAGAAGGTCTGGGCGTACCGGCACATGCCGGCAGCGTAGCGGCGCGGCGGGCGAAGGTCGCGGCAGTATGTCGCTGTCTCGCCTCAACATTCCTGCCGGCTGCCGCGAGGTGGGGCGCCAGGCCGGTCGTCCCGTACGACGACGGGCTGGTACAGGGGAAGCCTTCCGGTCCCGTGGTCAGCCGACCGCGACGCGGGGGACCGACCCGGTCGCGGCGACCGGGCCGTGGTCGGCGACCCGTGCGCGCCAGGACAGCAGCAGGGTCAACGCGACGGCCACCGCGACGATCGCCAGCCCGTTGATGCCGGCCCAGAGCGTCGCCAGCTCCCGCAGCGTCGCGGCGTCCTCGGCCGGGTCGCGGAAGCGCGGGTTCACCGACGAGATCAGCACCGCCTTCGCCGCCACCGCGACGCCCAGCGTGGCCAGGGCGAGGCGCAGCCGGCGGACCACCCAGTCGGGTGCGCCACGGGTGGCGAGCCGGTGCGCGAGCACCGCGACGAGGACCACCCCGAGCGGCGCCCAGGGCAGGTAGTAGTACATCGGGCTGCCGGCGTCGAGGGCACCCACCGCCTCGCCGGGCTGTGGTCGGGCGAGGACGGCGACGTTGCTGACCAGTTCCTCGTAGAGATTGCCGAAGAGCTGCACGGCGAGGCAGAGCGCCGCCGCCAGGGTGAGTGCCCGGGTGGACCGGAGCAGCGCGACCCCGGTCGCGTCAGGGGTGATCGTGGACATGGAACCTCCCAAGAATCAGTTGCCTGATACCAAGGTATCAGGCAACTGATTCTCGCTGCCACGTCAGCCGCGCTCGGTACGGTGGAGCCGTGACGAGCCGCGCACCCGGGGGACTGCCCGACGAGTTCCTGGAATACCGCCTGGTCCGGTTGGCCGGCCGGCTGGAACGCCGCTTCGCCTCGGCGCTCGCCCCGACCGGGCTCTCACCCCGCCAGTTCAGCGTGCTGGCGGTCCTCACCGAATCGCCCGGCGTGACCTCCGCAGACCTCGCGCGGGCCGTGCTGACCACCCCGCAGAGCATGGGCCCACTGCTGGACCAGATGGAGGCCCGAGGGTTGGTCGAGCGGACCGCCGGCCGTGGTCGGGGCCGAGCCGCGCCGATCCAGGTGACCGACACCGGAGCGGCGCTGCTGCGGGAGGCGGCCGGGTTGGTCGACGCGCTCGACGACTCCACCCGGCGGCGGCTCGGCGAACGGGACCACCGGGAGCTGAACCGCCTCCTGGCGATCCTGGCCGAGCACGTCGGCGACGACTGACGCCGGCTCCCCTAGCGGTAGTTGGTGAACTGGAGCGCCACCCCGAAGTCCTCGCCCTTGAGCAGCGAGATGACGGCCTGAAGGTCGTCCTTCTTCTTGCCGGTGACGCGGAGCTGGTCACCCTGGATCTGCGCCTGCACGCCCTTCGGACCCTCGTCGCGGATCTTCTTGCTGATCGCCTTGGCCTTGTCGGTGTCGATGCCCTGGATCACCTTGGCGTCGATCTTGAAGATCTTGCCCGAGGCGCGCGGGTCGCCGGCGTCCAGCGACTTCATCGAGATGTTCCGCTTGACCAGCTTCTCCTTGAAGACGTCCAGCGCGGCGCGCACCCGCTCCTCGGTCTCCGCCTGAAGGCTGATCGCCTCCTCGCCCGACCAGGAGATCTCGGCCCCGGTCCCGCGGAAGTCGAACCGCGTCGCGAGCTCCTTCTCCGCCTGGCGGAGGGCGTTGTCGACCTCCTGGCGGTCAACCTTGCTCACGATGTCGAACGACGGGCTCGCTGCCATGATCATGCTCCTGCTGTCCGGCGGTGTGTCCTGATCCGTCCCGCACTGACCAGCGTGGGACCCCCTGACGGTACCCCGTTGCGCAGGGGGCCGGGACAACCGCTATCCTTGCTTCCGCTGCCGCGTCACGACGCGGTGGGTGCCCTGGCGGGTTGCCCGAGCGGCCAATGGGAGCGGACTGTAAATCCGTCGCGAAAGCTTCAGAGGTTCGAATCCTCTACCCGCCACCAGGTGCACCAATGGCCCCTGAACAGCAGGAATGCTGATCGGGGGCCGTTGTCGTCTGTCTGGGGGGAGTCCGGCTGGGTCCAGCCGTCTACGACTGGTTGTGGGCAGATGGTGGGCAGGTCGATCTTGCCGACTGAGGGCTCTTCTCGGGCTGCGAACGTTGTGGTTGGTGGCTCGGCCACGGCATCGCCGTCCTGCTCCGGGTCCACGCCAACTGCATCATCGGGGGAGGCGACACCATGAACGACAAGATCGGCGACGCGCACGAATGATCTCAGTCGTGCAACCGGCCACGACAACGCCGGGCGGCCTCGGTGAATCCGGGCTCTGCGCTGTCGCCCAGGAGGCGAGCAGCGTCTGCCATGTGAGTCCAGAAGACCTGCGCGTTTGCTGGCGTCCGCCTGCACCACAGGGCTTCCGCCGAGAGGAAGGCTTGGAGCATCTTCCCCGTGGTCATCGACCGATGGAAGGTGAGAGCCCAGCCGCTGGGGATCGGTCCGGCCGCCTTCAGCGCTTCACGAAGTGTCTTCGCGATTTCGGTGCTGGCCTCATCCAGCTTGATCTGATGGTCGAAGTACCCCGCGCTCTCCAGCACCTCCCCGATGACACCTTCCTCGTCGGGAGGCACCTCGTCGAACAACCCGAGGTACTCCAACAAGCGCTGATCGGCCTCACTGACGCTGGTGCCGCCAGCCACGCAGACCGCTATCGCCGTCAGGCGCAGATCGCCTCCAGTCGTGGCGAGGCGGCCGAAGGCCTGGCCCGGAGCGTCCCCCGCTTGGAGACGGGCAACAGCAGCCGAGATGCGGGTATCAAGATCGGGCGGGTGCTCCACGCCGCAGAGCCTGCCCCTGCCGGCCGTATCGGCGCCAGCGACGACGAGGCTCGGCTCTGGTTGAATGCCGGTGTCCCGCCGACCGAGGTTGCCCGACGCCTAGGCCACAGCGTCGCCGCTGCGCCGCGTCTACGCCAACTGGATCGACGGCGGAGACGACACCATGAACGACAAGATCGGCGATGCGCTCGGATGATGTCGCAACTCAGTGGCAACGTCCTCGCCGTCAGCACGCCTGGACCCTCGACAACCTCGCGGTGCCATACGGTGATCGACATGACGCGGACCGAGGCTCTGCGTGATCTGCTGGACAACGGCCGGGACTGCGACACTCCACGGCTGGAGGCGATCGCCGTCGAACTCGACCTACCCGTGGCTGACGTCCTCGTAGTCGCGGGCCACCCGGTACCGGGGGACCTGCTGCCGCCCGACCGCGATAAGACCGTCATGCGGGCGTTCGCCTACCGCGTGACCTACTGCAACCACCCTCAGTTGGCGGCGCTGCGCGAGTTCCTGCTCGCCATGCCGGATGAAGGCGCGGCGCCTGAGCCTCGGCCGGCTCGCGATCCGGCCGACCCGGGCCCGTTCCCGGCCGTCCTACACGGTCTTATGCGTAACCGAGGCTTTGGGGTGCGGGAGTTCCCGTTCGTCGGTCTGTCGATCAGCACCCTCAGAGGCATGCTGGGCGGGGCATGGCACCGGCTCTCCCAACTGCAAGCCGTGGCCGGTCCGCTGGGCTGGAGCACGGAGGACCTGGCCACCCTGGCGGGCGAGCCGCTGCAACCCCTCGAATACGGTCCGATGTTCTGTCACCACGTCGGCGCGGTGTTCTTGGCCGCCGTCCCCCGCACCACCGATCAACTGGTGCGAGCCGCCCGTGAGGCGGACCGGTTGAGCGCGCGCGAGGACCACGGCGCCTGGCAACCAGTATCCGAGGGCATCTACGACTGCCCGGACGCGTAGGCGGGCACTGTCGAACACGCTCCAAGGGCGGCCCGTTGTGGGATCCGAAGCTCAGTTGCGGGATCCGTCCCTGACGAACTCGACAAAGGAAGCCCACTGGGCCGAGTTGAACGTCAGCGACGGACCGGCGACGTCCTTGCTGTCCCGTACGCCCACGACGCCCGGAAGATTGTCGGCAACCTCGACACAGTTGCCCTCGTTGCCGCTGTAGCTGCTCTTGCGCCAGTGGATCGTGGTCAGCTCAGTCATCGTAGGTCTCCTTGATCACGGCGCCCACCAGATCTTCGGAGGCGCGTTCGTCCAGGGCAAGGCTCCAAAGAGTCTCCCAAGCCGACGAGTAAGTCTCCACCTCACTCCTCCGATCGAGGTAGATGCTGCCGGTCATCGACTCGCTGTAGACCGTGGTCGGCTCGGCAGGCCGGGTGCCCTTCGCGGGAAAGTCGAGCAGCACGAAGTTGCCAGCGACGGATGCTCGGTGTGGGCCGATGTCCCTCGGCAGCACGCGGACCCTGATGTTCGTTGCCTGGGCCGCGTTGACCAGGTAGGCCAACTGCGCCCGCCACGCTTCCACGTCACCGATCGGCCGATGCAGGACAGCCTCGTCGACGATCGTTTCGAAGAGAGGTGCTGCCGGACTCCGCCGGGCGAGAAGCTTTTGCCGCTCCATCCGGAGGGCGACCTTCTGGGCCACCTCCTGCGTTGTGCGGCCCGGCTTGGTCTCGAAGACCACCGACATGTATTCGGGTGTCTGAAGGAGTCCCGGGATCAGATTCGGCTCGTACTGCCGGATGTGGCAGGCGGCAGCCTCCAGCCCGACGTAAAGCTCGAACCAGGCGGGGATCGCATCGCCGTAGGCGTGCCACCAGCCCCGGCTCTTGCTTTCCCGGGCGAGTGAGACGAGGACTTCGGTCAGGTCGGTCGAGGTGCCGTAGAGCTGGCACATGAGGTTCACGTCGTGGGTGCGGAGCGAGGTGTGGCCGGCCTCCAGCCGGTACATCTTCGCCCGTGACCACTCCAGCGTCTTCGCGGCGGCTTCCAGGTTGATGCCGGCTTCCTCGCGCGCCTGCCGCAGCAGCCGGCCGAGTTGCCGACGCGGGACGGAAGATCCCGTCTCGGCCATCTGATCCCCAATCTCACCTCAACCGCCTGTGTGTCTCACTTCAGCCACCCTGCCCGCCCGGATGGCACGACGTCAATCTCGATGTCTGAAACCCGCGATGAGATGTTGCAGTGACGGTGCCACTACGCCACGTTGGCAGCCGAAGGGGTCGGTTGACGATTCGCCGGAGGTGCGCGATGCCCCGCTGGAAGTGGTTCCAACGCAGCAACGAGCCGGTCGATCTGGTGCAGCGGCCGACCAACAACGAGCGTCCTGGCGAAACCGGGAAACGGAACGACGGCGCCAACGTCCTGCCGTTGGTCCGCTCTCCAGCGACCCGGGCCGCTCAGGCGCGAACAGAAGATGGCGGGAAGCGTCGTCACGGTGACGAGCCGTGAGGCCGGAGCGGAGACCGGACACGCCCCTCATCGTGGCGGTGTCCTGGGCCGTCATCGACTACCACGTGGCGTACACCTGCCCGCGTTGCCGGCCGTACGGATGGTGTCCCCGGGTGGTCGTCGCCCGCGCCCGCATCCGCGCCTGGCGCAAGGCCTGTGGGCAGTGACGGAGCTGAAGCCCGGCGTGCTGCTCCTCGTCGGCAGGGCGGCCGGCGTGCAGTTCGCGAGGCCGTTCCACTTCCGGCTGATCCGCGTCCTCGACTGGAGCACCTACGACGGCTGGACGTGGCTGGACGGCTACCAGCTCGACGAGCAGGGCGACGCCGTGGCGCGTCGGTCGATCTTCGTCAAGCGGTGCGGCTTGAGCGCAGGCTCCGCTTCTTCACAACGAATGCTGGGGATGAGGCCGGCTCCGGACGGCGGGCGCCGGAGCAATAGAGCGCGGGTGCCGGCCAGCCGCCCCTCTCCCCGCTCGGCGCGGCAATGGACAGGACAGGGACGGACTGATGGTGCGTAGTTGGCGGGACACCCGCTCCCGGATGAACCTCGATGAGGCTCCTGTCGCCGCGCACCGGGAGCGGATGCTCGCCGAGGTCAGGGCATCACGTCCGGGGCCGCCACCTCATCCGGTCGACCACACCCACGGGCCGGGTCGGGAGGAGCCGCGATGACCACTCGCCGCACGCCGGCGGCCCAGTTGGTCGACGTGCCCGCCGATCGTCTGCGCCGCCGGTTCCTGGGTTGGGCGCGGTGAGCATCCTTCGGACCGGCGACGAGAAGTTCCACTACAGCGACGGCTCCCACCGGTGGATCCCGCCGGACCCGGACTACGACCAGGAGGTCTGGAACGAGCAGGTGCGCCAGCACAAGCAGGGCCACCTGCGGAACGAGCGCCCGACGGTCCGCATCCAACGCCTGGTCTGAGCGCCGCCGCGCCGCGTACAAGAAAAAGGTCGTACCGTGCGGTCATGCTCTATGTCGGCCTGCTCGGCTGGGTGCTGATCCACGTGCTGGCCCTCGCCGCGGTCGTCGCCGTCGTCTGCCTCGCGCGGTGGCTGTGGCGGTCGACGCGACGCGGCGTGGCGGCGCTGCCGGCCCGGCTTCGGGCGTTGCCGGGCCAACTGCGGGCGCTCACGGTCGAGCCGCCGCCGGGGCCCGCGTTCAACGACGCCCGGGACGTGTGGCCGATGCCGCCGGACGACTGAGGCGCAACCGGCAGGTGAGGGGATGTGTCGGTGATTCACCAGCGATTGACCCGTATCGCCCTCTGGTGCTCGG is a window from the Micromonospora sp. DSM 45708 genome containing:
- a CDS encoding helix-turn-helix domain-containing protein produces the protein MAETGSSVPRRQLGRLLRQAREEAGINLEAAAKTLEWSRAKMYRLEAGHTSLRTHDVNLMCQLYGTSTDLTEVLVSLARESKSRGWWHAYGDAIPAWFELYVGLEAAACHIRQYEPNLIPGLLQTPEYMSVVFETKPGRTTQEVAQKVALRMERQKLLARRSPAAPLFETIVDEAVLHRPIGDVEAWRAQLAYLVNAAQATNIRVRVLPRDIGPHRASVAGNFVLLDFPAKGTRPAEPTTVYSESMTGSIYLDRRSEVETYSSAWETLWSLALDERASEDLVGAVIKETYDD
- a CDS encoding DUF397 domain-containing protein, producing the protein MTELTTIHWRKSSYSGNEGNCVEVADNLPGVVGVRDSKDVAGPSLTFNSAQWASFVEFVRDGSRN
- a CDS encoding YajQ family cyclic di-GMP-binding protein, coding for MAASPSFDIVSKVDRQEVDNALRQAEKELATRFDFRGTGAEISWSGEEAISLQAETEERVRAALDVFKEKLVKRNISMKSLDAGDPRASGKIFKIDAKVIQGIDTDKAKAISKKIRDEGPKGVQAQIQGDQLRVTGKKKDDLQAVISLLKGEDFGVALQFTNYR
- a CDS encoding MarR family winged helix-turn-helix transcriptional regulator, giving the protein MTSRAPGGLPDEFLEYRLVRLAGRLERRFASALAPTGLSPRQFSVLAVLTESPGVTSADLARAVLTTPQSMGPLLDQMEARGLVERTAGRGRGRAAPIQVTDTGAALLREAAGLVDALDDSTRRRLGERDHRELNRLLAILAEHVGDD